Below is a genomic region from Medicago truncatula cultivar Jemalong A17 chromosome 3, MtrunA17r5.0-ANR, whole genome shotgun sequence.
aTGTTTTGTTCACTCTCAAAAAGATGTATATCATCTCATCTAATCTAATtagtctttaaaaaaattatttcatgttTACAGAGATGATCCTTATCATTTTTAGAAGCAAGAAGACTGGAATCAAAGTCGGTACTTGCAACTTTTTAAATTATGTGATGTGATGGTCAAGTGACTAGAaggtcatttttatttttagttgtgTAATTAGGTTGACGAGGGACGTAAATAGTCATCACCAATGCATGACACTATGATATATTTAATAAACTGTTTCTTCTGACATGTTTCGAAGCAAATCAACACATAATTGAAACAAATTCATAAGAGAATGAAAATGACTATGTGTAAATAAGGACCGATGAGTGAGCAGGAAGGTTCAAGAAGTGGATCTCAATGGGATTGGTGGTCTAATGAATAGAATTGTTAACCATTCAGTTCTTAAGGGAAAAAGATGCTCTGATGATCTGGAGTTCGACTAAGATGTAGATGTTGTCcgacaaaaaattgtttcatttaaaaatcaaaataaaaatctctcAAACGATTTGATCTTTTGATGGagatcatcaatcatatgatgCTTATCACTTAGTTGATCATTTCCAATGTTAATCAACACTATCTTGCTTCTTAGCTAATTAAGATtataatgatgttaatttttttaagggatataAAGATGTTAATATgatgcttatatttaaaaaattagtttgttCTCTTTTATGGAGTTTATGGTGTTGGGTTGGTCATGGGTCTTTGGTTGCTAGTATGGTTTATGGGTCTTTTAAGGTGTCTTGGCTTCCAAGTAAGCATGCTGAGgtataaataacatttttatagtcttaatttttttcataagctttcaATCAAATTGAGAATTCAATCTTTAGATTTAATTAAGAACATTCTTATTCTTGTGGTGAATACTCaattcaaatttataattttttttatgagagtGTGACACTTGTTCTTTCGACTTCTCATCATCTTCCACCTTATATGTTCTCTTTCtagtttgtttgatttttcttttattttcttacctTTTCTACTTCATTTTCCTCTCTTATTCAAGAAAGTTTTTCACAAAGGTCAAGATCCAGATTGTGTGAATCCTCTTGGGTCCACATCAGTGCCGGTGCGGGTATAAATGAGATTGTCCATTTGAAGAATAACTATAGTTGTTGATTGATGCTATTTATACAAAGAAGACACATCTTTTATTGGAAACCTATGTATAACATCAGAGCTTCATATAGTTACACATGCGACTTATTGGAAGCCTATGTATAAAATAAGAGCTTCATATAGTTGCACATGTGACTTTTTGAGCCATAGTTAACATAAGAGCTTCATAAGTGATTTGAAGAAAGTTTCCAATCAAACAGAGTGAGTAATCAATCATAAGAGAAATTTTTTATACGAattaaatatagatattttttttgttacaaaattaaatacataatataaaatataaaataagaaacTATAAGGGAGCCTTTGGCCATccaaattaaacataaattttatattagatATAACCGAGATGAAAAATCTCAAACCAttggattcaatttttttatgtaaaaaaaaaaattgttggtgcCTAAGGAATTCAATTAGCCATCTAAATTGAAAACGgtaaatatgaaatttgaaatgCAACAACACACTCTTTTAAACCCATTTGAGTTGTTTAGATATGTTGGTTTGGGATTTTAGAATGTGTTCATCTAAAGGTCTAAGGTTTGATTTCTCTTATGCTAATTTTGATGGGTTAAATCTTTACAAagctatgttttgattttaaattgtgTTCCGCAGAGGATGCGATTGAGCCCATCAAATTAGTGAGTCTTTGAACCCAATACCGAATTTACAAcaaggttttttctaaattacctttgaagaatggtgggtaatttatccaccaaccaatgaaaatgagcaatttatttgtggggtcaagatagttcatgtatatgtgcttatgtggctaatgtgtattggttggggtaaattactcatcattctttcatgggtagcctagttgtcaccttaaAACAAACATACACTCTTATGacataatctttttttatcGGTCAAAACCAATTTATGTAAATCCTATAACAATTTGGTGAGACTCATgtatttgaataaataaaagtgagTATGTTTGTAAGCTGTAAGTGTGTGAATTTTAGAGCAGAAATCTAGTCTTGTTATCTAAATTAGAAGTAGAATTATCTATCTAATTTTGGattccactaaaaaaaaatcatggccTAGTTTCTCCTCTGCCCCCAGTGGCAGATGTGTGGAATGCATGAATGCAGTAAAAGTTAGACTGCTGAGAATCTAACTTCTATAAAAGGAATTGTTCATATCAGATATGTATTTCGTTTCACCGTTGGAATATCAGTTCAGCTGTAGCAGCAATCCACCGCATCTCACTCGTGCATGGTGCAAGCAGCAGTAGGAGAAAGCTATTATCTCCGGCGGTAAATGAGGGTATGTCGTGGAACCAGAAATGAATGGAGGCGCGTAAAGATGACGAGGGAGAGGGCGGAGGAGCAGAAAGACTTTCATGTTGACCAGGCGGCAGAGGAGTTCACAGAGATGGTTGGATCATCATCATTGTTAATGCTGATTGAGTGAGATAGCACATCATGTGCATGTAGCAGGTGAATCATATTATTCAAGATCAGATATCTGTAGTTGTTGTAGGGTACGTTATTATTTGACCAATATAATTGACCTGCAATGGATATTCGTACTGTACTGTACTGTTATGCATTTTATCAAGTATCAACAGCTAGCTTTTTAAACTTTACGACGTTGTTTCATTAACCTTccctttttaaattcaaatgatTGCTCTTTtggtaacaaaaagaaaattgaattcaccaacaaaaacaattcaactatgtaaatatgtttttagttttcaCTCTCAACCAAAATATAACAGGCCTTTCATCTATTCTAATTAGTGTCTACAAAATTTTCGCTATATTTCATAGGAGAATTGTTTTTATAGAATTAGGTTTAGAATATCATTATTaattgcaataaaaaaataaaaaaaaactatagaggTTGCCttatttgatattatatttttaaaaagatgaaaaatctcaaatcattaattaagaaTAGGTATCATTTGAATTTATCAAGGATTGCTAGGATGACATCAAGAGTGATTTCCCTTGTTATTCAACTTCTCGTTAAAGGATGTATTGCATTATATCATTCATTGTCTTGTTCCCGTTAACAAGATAATCTCTCAATACTCCCAAAACCTCGTTCCTTTTGATTTACTACGAGACTAATCTCTTTTTTGGTGTTATTGTCACAACTTAAAGCTCTTAGTCTTAGGGATCCAAGACCAAGAGTGTGTTTTGTGGAGGTGGAATCACGGTTTTCCCTCACAAACTCATCATTGCTTGAGCAATTTTGTTACACTTAGgttttaacatatatatttagatCACATGAAGgctccaatttaaaaaaaaaaaaaaaaacatttcaattcaACCTTTATGTTTGCATCTCTTAACAGAGATATTAATTTATATCAACTCTCATAACAATATGTGGGTCAGAGATAACAAAGTCTCCACCCCTTTTTGGTGTGTGATATCAATTTCGATCGAATCATTTTACTAACTTTTAATTGCCGATAAGCTTCTTTATACCAGTTTGAACTCTTTAGCACCAAGACAGAACTTGTTCAAAGAcacatttaattaaattgtctCAACTAAcgaaaattaacaaatttaaagcatgccaaagaaaaattaattaattaaaaggagTTCCAATAACATAGAAAGAATGGAAAAAGAAGGACGATCACAATAAAAGTGTCATGATTATACTTCACTACTATAGCTACCTAACAATATTCTTCAATATCCAAAACAGCAACATCAAATCAAACCaacattctctctctttctttgcCCTTGTCCtaactttttctttcctttaaatTCATAGGAGTAACTCACAAGTCTTCCCTCACAAAACTAACACAGATCTTAACCAATAATCCCATTGCCTTTGTTACAATTTTGCTGTTCTTTCTCTCCCATAAATTGCTAATCATTAATGAAACTAGACACAGAAACAGATTGGTGTCTCCCTAACAATGTTACAGACATTACATGCATGGATAAACAACCAACGGTGGTAATTGAGAAAGTGAGCAAAACTGTGCGTTTACTAGGTTTTCTGATACAAAACGGTGTCTCTAAGAGTCATAGAGTTATGCAGGATATGCAAGAAGTGATGAAGAGAGGAAAAAACATAGGGAAAGCACTGAACAACGTGATGGTGAAGCACCATGAAGCACTCACGTGCCGTCCACGTGATGCTGATATGTATTTTATTTCACCGTTGGAGTATCAGTTCAGCTGTAGCAGCAGTCCACCGCGTCTCTCTCGTGGTGCAAACAGTAGTAGGAGGAAGCTATTATCTCCGGTGGCAGAACGCAGTCGCCGGCAAATGAGGGTGTATTATGGAACCAGAAATGAAGGGAGGCGCGTGAAGATGACGAAAAGGGAGACGGTTGAGGAGGTGTTTGAGGTGGATCAAGCGGCAGAGGAGTTCATAGAGAGGTTTTACAGAGAGTTGAGGTTGCAGAAATGGTTGGATCATCATTATCACTATTAATGGTGATGTGTCAcatgttgtgttgtgtttgacCCAGTAGGTAAAACATCATGTGCATGCATGTGGCAGGTGAATCATATTGAAGCTcaaataacaaacaaacaactctATTTCTGCAGCTCCTGTTAATGTTGTTGATTACCTTACCTGTAGACTGTAGTTGTTTGTAGATGCGTTATTATTAATGGTCTGCAATGCAATGTATTTTCGTACTTTTCtgttatcaacaacaacaacaacaatagctACCCTCTTTTTTACTTCTCCACGTTACTGCGTTCACCTTACCTTTCAAATCATTAACTCTTTTGgtaataagaaacaaaaattgtttttgctcTTTGGTTTTTACCTCTTATTAAATTTTAGTCTTTTCAAAAttggtttttaataaattgattttaggACAAAAATGAGGAAATATaaacattttcataaattttatgtTTAGTACGGCCAAACTTTTTGGTGGAGACGCACAAAAGGTCTTACATTTcgttaaggaaaatgttacataaacACCTTTTATTtccatacacccttgtacaccccatacattaggaagagagaataggagagaaaagagaaagtgtgcttgtgcgggGTCTATGTGGccacgtgtcagatttttgtgtgggtgttaAAGGATGTATTGTCATCTAAGGATGTCTATGTATCATAACTCGTTcgttaaatatgaaaaaataaagttgAGAGATCAGTTAGTTAGTTACATCTTTAGATA
It encodes:
- the LOC11432021 gene encoding uncharacterized protein, whose translation is MKLDTETDWCLPNNVTDITCMDKQPTVVIEKVSKTVRLLGFLIQNGVSKSHRVMQDMQEVMKRGKNIGKALNNVMVKHHEALTCRPRDADMYFISPLEYQFSCSSSPPRLSRGANSSRRKLLSPVAERSRRQMRVYYGTRNEGRRVKMTKRETVEEVFEVDQAAEEFIERFYRELRLQKWLDHHYHY